DNA from Corynebacterium aurimucosum ATCC 700975:
GGAGATTCGCGGGCGTTGGTCGGACCTGCGCGCCACCATTGGCCGTCGCAACAAGGTCGCTGAAATCATGCTCGCCGAAGCCCGTGTCCTTGGCGTGCGTGATGACACCTTGGTTCTTGGGCACACCACCGGTGCGCTGGCGGAACGCATCAATTCTCCAGGCACCAACGAGGTCATCGTGACCGTCCTTCAGGAGGAGCTCAACCGCACCCTGAAGGTCACGTGTGTCATCGGCACCGACCCGAAGGCCCACGGGTTCACGGTGACTGAGCCAGTTCAACGTACCCAGTGGAACCCCAACCAACCGCCACGTGAGCCCGCTGAGCCCGACGAGGAGGCAGAGAGTCCGGAGACTCCGGACGACGCTACTGATTCGCACTCTTCCGAAACTGCGCCAGCTTCCACAGCAGAAACAGAATCTGAAGAGGTCGGCAAGACCAGCGAACCCGAGGTGAAGGAACGCGGCGACGCTAGCGATGACCCGTGGGGCGCGCCGCGTCGGATCGGGCAGCAGGGGCCGTCGTCTGAAATGACGGCGGATCAGCCCCAGTCTCAGCACGGTGCGCGCGAGGATGCAGGCACGCGACCGGAGACTGCCCCGCGCGGGGCAGCAGTGCCCCCAAAGAGGGAGGCCCGTGGCAGCCAATGGCGATCACGCATCGCGCAAGCGAGCCAAGTAGCGGCCCAGCGGGATGAAGAGTTTTCCAAGGTTCCCAAGTTTGGCAACGGCGTTCCGCTGCCGCCGGAGCCGGGCCCGGACGAGGGTGAGTTCGAAGCACCACCGGAGGACTACGGTCCGCCGGCAGGGATGGGTGGGGCGCCGGAAAGCGCAGGCCAAGCGCCTGCCGCGCCACAACAGCCTGCGCCTCAACAAGCTCCCGCCCCGCAGCCAGAATACACCCGCGCGGATGAGGAACGCGAGATGATGGAGGCCGCGCAGAACGCCGGCGAGATGGACCACCGCAATGCCACGGAAGTCGCGATGGAGCTCCTCGCACAGGAGTTGGGAGCGCGGCGGCTCTAGCGTGGCATCTGTACACTTGGCCCGTAGTGAAAATAACCGTGTGAAAGGATTTTTAGCATGACTGAGAACGACCCGATGCAGCAGGCAAATGACATGAACGAGATCCTGGCGCAGGCCGCCCGTGTCCAGGCTGAGCTGGAGAAGGCTCAGAAGGAAATCCTGGCCGCCACCGTTGAGGGTAGCGCTGGCAATGGCCTAGTGAAGGTCACCATGACCGGCGGCGCTGAGCTGCAGAGCGTGTCCATTGATAAGTCCGTCGTCGACCCGGAGGATATCGATACCCTTCAGGACCTCATCGTTGGCGCCTTCAAGGAGGCTCACGCTGCTGCTGGCCGCCTGGCCCAGGAGAAGATTGGCCCGCTGTCCCAGGGCATGGGGCAGTCCCAGCAGAACTACGATGGTCCGTCCATCCAGGATGTCTTCGGCGGTAACCAGTAAGCCGCGCGTTAGACTTAAAGGCCGTTGTTGCCCTCTTGCGGAGGGCGGCGCGGCCTTTTGTTGTGTCTCCAGCCGCTAGGGCTTAGGGGATTGTTGAGTGAGGGGAGCATTGCGTGTTTGAAGGACCTCTGCAGGATCTCATCGATGAGTTCTCGCGCCTGCCGGGTATTGGCCCGAAGTCAGCGCAACGCATCGCCTTCCACGTACTGCATCAAGACCCAGAGGAGATTGACCGCCTCCAGAAGGCGCTGGGGGCAGTGCGTGATGGGGTGACCTTCTGCCGCATCTGCTGCAATATTTCCCGCGAGGAAGTCTGCCGCATTTGCATCAATTCGCAGCGCGATGCTTCCACCATCTGCGTGGTGGAAGAGCCCAAGGACATTCAGGTTATCGAGCGCACCGGCGAATATGACGGCCGCTATCACGTGCTCGGCGGCGCACTCGATCCGTTGGCGAACGTGGGCCCGAAGGATCTCAACATCTCGCAACTACTGCAGCGCCTCGGCGGCGTGCTACCGGACCGAGAGCTGGCGGACTCCACCCCGGAGGAGCCGCTTTACGACGACTCCCCGGACATCACCGAGGTCATCCTCGCCACCGATCCCAACACCGAGGGCGAGGCCACCGCAGCTTATCTTGTGCGTCTGCTACGAGACTTCCCGGGACTGAAAATCACGCGCCTAGCTTCCGGCATGCCGCTGGGCGGCGACCTTGAGTTCGTCGATGAGCTGACGCTTTCGCGTGCGTTGAGCGGCCGCCTAACGGTTTAAACCGGCGCTTCAGAAAATAGAGAATTAACCGTTGAACTTTTTCGCCAGAGCTTCCATATCGGTAGGACTCATGGGGATTTCGGGTTTGGAAAACAACTGCGGTAGCTGCCAAGATGATTCGCATAAACGTCCCGACCTGTTCCTGCGGCACGAATCTTGCTGTGGGGACTACTCGCATGGGCTAGTCGGTTTCCGAAATACTTGATTGCCCAGTCGAAATCCTTGAAATCTGGGTCATATTTGTAGGCTGAAATCCTTCCAAGTAGGGCAAAGATCCAATCTGCGCACTGAACTGTTTGGTAAAGATGGCTTTCTACTTCGAGCCGACCCGTACGGTTACTTCGCATCCCTGTCAGCTAATGAACAACGCGCAATCATTGCTGCAGTTGAACGTGCCAGGGTCACTGACATCAATCCTCAGGTAGCGCCTTTTGCGACCGCCCAGTTGGACCCCTACCGGATATATATCCAGGGCCTTGAAATGCTGTCCTGCATCGCGCTGGTCGATGTAGTATCATGCGGCATCGCCAATCAGGCAGCCACAACCGCGAGTATGGAAGCGCAGAACCGGTTTCCTGGCGCCACATCACTCCACAATGGAAAGGGCGATGTTTTTCGGCACTGCTCGTGGAATGCCCTGATGACGATGAGAATCGGTGCAGATGCAGCTGAACGCATTGCTACTAACCACGAAACTGTCGCTCAGGGGCCAGCGGATGAGACCAGCATGGACCTGTATAACAATGCCCAAGGTCGATTTCTTGGATTTGCTTTCGCAAGTAGTGGCGACGAAGCTTCTGCTCTGAACCAGTGCGCCCTCTGGGCTAGCATTGGACTGCTATCTCCACTTTCCTAGGATAGGCACGAGAAGGGGTTTATGTTAATGAGACGCATGATGGCGCGGATAGGGTTCACTAGTATTGTCTCCCTATTACTCTCCTCTTGTAGTTTTGATGACCCATTGGCTTCTCATCTCGCGTCCCTAGGACGATCGGGACATGCAATGCCCGTTACTGAGTCCATCACACTGGAGGAACTCTACGGACCAGAGTGGACTGAGTTTTCGCTCGTGTGCCCATACACTCCGTATCAAACAGTCAAAGAAACACTTATGGCTGATGATCCCCCTGTTCCAGAACACGGCTTCTCCGATCACGAAAACTTCCTCTTTCTTAGAGGAAAGGGCGACAGCGAACAATGGGTGAGGTTCTCTCGACAGGCTCTCGATCTGTGTTCTCCATCAAGTCCGTCTTCTTTAATCATGGAGTCAACGACAGTTGCTCTCACTTTTTCTCTGGATAATCCGGGTAGTGCTTGGATTCTAACCGACTTGAACAAGTAGTCATATGGGCTCGCTGCTCCTGGGCAGTATCGGGAACACTCAGATTGGGGTCAGCGTGCACGCCCAGGCGATCATCGTCGCGGCCTTGAACGAGCAGTAGGATCGTCTTGATGGTGGCCAGCAACGGAGCATCGTGAACGCTCTGGACGCGTCTACCGCTGCGACTGAAGAGGCCGAAAAGTGGGCGAGGGATCGCCTTCGCCCTGCCGAATAACCCCGGCTAATCCACCCGCGAGGTTGACAAACTATATAGGAACACCCCCTGGATACGCGAAAACTCGTGTTGTTCACACGAGCTTCGGAAGTGGAGCACCTTAGTGCGTCCGTTGCCTACGGTACCGTGTGCCGAAGGTTGTGGTCAATCGGTTCAGTTAGTTACTTCTATTGATATCTAGCGCTGCGAGCGCGGCGGCTCCGAGGCGTTAAAACGCTCGGTGCGCAGCTGGTTAATGGCAGGGATGTTCAAGGGCTCAAGCTCGCTGAGCGCGACTCCCATGGCCTTGGCCAGCAGCAGATCCGCCAGCTGCGGGTTGCGCGCCAAGACGGGGCCGTGCATGTAGGTGGCGATAACGCTGCCCTGTACCGCGCCCTCGGCACCGCGCTGGACGGCCCTGTCGGAGAGGTCCAGAATGGCGGCGGTATCCGCATTGCCGGTTCCGCGCGTGAGCGTTCCCAGCGGTTGGGCGGCAGGCCCCAGGATGGTTGCACCCATGTGGTTCTCAAAACCGGTGAGCGGCTCGGTGAGCTCAGCGGTGATTCCGGCCTTGGTCGGTTCCGTGGCTACCTCACCGATAGCGCGCTCGGTCATGGAGGCGGTGGTGGCGTCGATGAGCCCCACACCATCCACCACGCGGCCGGACGCACGGAAGGACTCGCCGAGTACCTGTAGGCCTGCACAAATCGCCAGAATCGGGCGCTTCGCGGCCGCCGCGCGGGTCAGGCCGCCATCGGCGATGAGGTGCTCTGCGGCGAGAATCTGCGCGGTGTCCTCGCCGCCGCCAAGGGTGTAGACGTCGAGAGAATCCGGCACCGGCTCACCTAGCTTGATGGGCACGATCTCAGCCTCGTGGCCGCGCATGCGGGCGCGCTGGCGCAGGACCAGGGCGTTGCCGTCATCGCCGTAGGTACCCAGGATGTCAGGGA
Protein-coding regions in this window:
- the recR gene encoding recombination mediator RecR, which translates into the protein MFEGPLQDLIDEFSRLPGIGPKSAQRIAFHVLHQDPEEIDRLQKALGAVRDGVTFCRICCNISREEVCRICINSQRDASTICVVEEPKDIQVIERTGEYDGRYHVLGGALDPLANVGPKDLNISQLLQRLGGVLPDRELADSTPEEPLYDDSPDITEVILATDPNTEGEATAAYLVRLLRDFPGLKITRLASGMPLGGDLEFVDELTLSRALSGRLTV
- a CDS encoding YbaB/EbfC family nucleoid-associated protein — its product is MTENDPMQQANDMNEILAQAARVQAELEKAQKEILAATVEGSAGNGLVKVTMTGGAELQSVSIDKSVVDPEDIDTLQDLIVGAFKEAHAAAGRLAQEKIGPLSQGMGQSQQNYDGPSIQDVFGGNQ
- a CDS encoding DUF6973 domain-containing protein, with product MLSCIALVDVVSCGIANQAATTASMEAQNRFPGATSLHNGKGDVFRHCSWNALMTMRIGADAAERIATNHETVAQGPADETSMDLYNNAQGRFLGFAFASSGDEASALNQCALWASIGLLSPLS
- a CDS encoding type 1 glutamine amidotransferase, whose protein sequence is MTSLQIGLILPDILGTYGDDGNALVLRQRARMRGHEAEIVPIKLGEPVPDSLDVYTLGGGEDTAQILAAEHLIADGGLTRAAAAKRPILAICAGLQVLGESFRASGRVVDGVGLIDATTASMTERAIGEVATEPTKAGITAELTEPLTGFENHMGATILGPAAQPLGTLTRGTGNADTAAILDLSDRAVQRGAEGAVQGSVIATYMHGPVLARNPQLADLLLAKAMGVALSELEPLNIPAINQLRTERFNASEPPRSQR